The DNA window gttttttaaagtgttttttactcggaaatgtatcaaaataatatattttttttattttttaaaaatcatttttaacattagcgcattaaaatgatctaaaaacaccaaaaaaatattaatttaatgaaaagaaaaaaataaaaaataaattttttttaaaaaatacttttcttagGGAGCAAGAACatagattttcttaaaaaatattattatcactgCCATGTTACAATGCATTTAAGTAAGGATGTAAATGGGTATTTATAGGTCGGttttactatatttatattctatttattcaTCACCTAAccggtaaaaaatttaaatatttatatcttattcaTCTAACTTTAGATATTATATAAGTATTCATTATCTGAATGttgtttattattcaatataaaataaaatatatatacatattagaataatatatatatatatatatatatatatatatatatatatatatatatatataaaatatcatggGTAACTATTGCAACCCATGATGGATTGTGTCtttcttctatattttatttccatcgttttttaatattttttttcatcttatattATCTTAcatattcatgattataaacATCATTACAAGGTTTACCgagttttaattttacaaaaccaAACTATAGTTGttaaatgaaaagtaaaatgacttgataaaaaaatatgcaaattaaagaaaaaggatccaatattaaaaaaaaaaaaaagatgtgagTGAAGATAAAAGTTTGATGTGATTTAGTGTTCATAATCCAAATATCATTCCATAATTTATCGagtatgaattttaaaaaatcaaactacaattattaaataaaacctaaaaatactatatatataaaaaaagatgtgaaTAGCTAATACATGAACAATGTTTCCACCTCAAATCCTTTGAACATATACATTCCATTCTCATCATCTTAAATTATTAGTGGTGCAGATGGTGGAGCTATTAGCGTTCCCTACTCATGGAGGAAGAGGCAAAGCCTTGAATTGTTCTTAGGCAGTTAACATTTACTACTATTTGTTGTGTTAGTTGTTGGAGATCTATATTTACAGTAAGGTCTATCACTTTCTTGTGTCCTGTGAATTTTTAGGTTCCCAAccatagaaataaataaataaataaataaataaagggaaaTTCATAAACCTCTAAATGATACTATGACAtgatgaaatttataattttgctattaaatatttatcttcAAGGAGTCTATCTCTTAAGAGATTTACAACTCCTTAAATTGACTCAAAATCCAACCAAAACAAActtaaatatctaaaaataaaagttcaaaataaactagaaaaaacaaaattattaaatatattacttaattttctaaattaaaaaaaaaaaattccctgaGAACTTCAACCTCCTGCATCACCCACCCAGGACCCAGTAAAAATCCCAAATGTTAAAAACTAGATCGCAAAAGCAAGTTGGGGGTGGGGGGCACGAGACAATTACGTGAGAGAGGCCACCATATAAAAAGCAGCTGTTATAGCCACTTTGAGCAGTCAAATTATTCCACGGAAGAAATCCTGTCTCCAAATTAAAAGCCAGtaataaatgataaatgaaaaatccattataagaagaaaaaaaaaaaaaaaaaaggtcataaaattataaacagttAGCACTACAAACATTGGAGTttaaattagaatatttaagAACAAATTGGGGGGGGAGAAATCGACCTGGTAGCTCGCTAATGCAAAAAGACAGCCACCCTTTGGAACTCTCGAGTTTCTGAGACCTCCTGGATAAGTAGAACACCCTCCTAAAACTTGTTGCATCCACATGATTGCAAGCATACACACACAagcaaaccatatttttaatggggaaaaaatctaacaaataaaatttcctaaaaaaccatgtacattttgaaaagaaactgTGAGACACGAATTTACAGAACAGTGTTTATATGAAGTGCTTTAAGTAGCGAAGTAGCCATTTGTTTCACTAACACTTGGCCTCCGGAGCTTTGCCCGTCCCTACGTTCCTCGATCAAGTTCAGAAGTTTTTGGGGCAAGTCATTCTCCACGATCAATTGCTTTGGACGTGGGTGGTGCTCATACACAGCCTGCACATCAAATTTCATTGAGCAATTCATGATATGATCAAACCAAACACCTACTTTCAAATGCAGCTTCCAgcatggaaaaaaataactgaaacgAGATTGATGAGAAAAGGGCAAGCACTAGGGTCTTCTCTCCACCAAATATGCTACAATGTGATGTTTTAGACTCATGGTGATAAAAAAGAACACGTGCTTGGCTACTTAATTactgataatataaaaaagaacaagctggtggttttttgacatgataaGACACCATGCTAAGCAGACTTGCATTGCTGGTTGTTTTAGCTGTGGAGGAGAAACTACTAAACAAGGCTTACATTGATTGTTAAGAAGAGATCCCTAAAAGATTGATCATTGGAGCAAGGAGATATCAATCAGCATATGAATTGCATACatcgaaaaaaataatggaacaAAAATACtggatagaaaaaaatatacactaAAAACTATTTCTAAAGCAGACCTAATTGAGATAAACAAGGTTTCTACCAGCACTAGCACGAGAAGAGCGATAACATCAGCAGAATCAACAATGCAAGCAACATTGATCTATATGTTGTATGTTATTCCTCAGTGCAGTGGTAAAAGTCAAGCTAAATTTCACCTTTATTAGTTTGAGCAGATTAAGACGAGCTATGGCATCTTGATGATCCAGTCTTGCAATGAGCAGAGGTGTCAAGCCATTAACAGCTAAAGTTGTATTTATCCGGGATGATTTCCTGCATTCAACAAGTACGAATGAAATGCTGATAAAATACTGATAATTTAAGCAGTTTGGATCCCAGAGGATCTGCACAGTTTACTAGTTTTTCATTCATAGTTCATTTTTTCACAATTCAATTGACCAATGGATTGCCATTCGTGAGTTAAACTTAACAATTGGTAATGAATAAATGAATAGAAAGACGAGAAAAGTTCATACGTGATAATTTTCAAGAATGGCTCCAATATATGCACAAATTGTTGTTCGGGGCAGCATTGGAAAAACTTCACTAATTTCTGAACTGCATCCTTTTTTAGCAATGCCTGTTCCACTTTGTGGTTGTCATTGTCATGAGCCAAGCAAACAGCAATTGAATCTAGTGCTGTCACTGACCAAACCACATCATCAAGTAGGCTCAAGTATGCATCCAATCCACCATGGGCCCTTAATTGTTCTCTTGAATTACGTGATGCATGAGCCATGTCACACAGTAGAGGTAATGCATGCGATTTCAAAGGAGAATCAGacataataaaattcattaagtGTGGAATGATTCCATTTTCAGCAGCTTGTTCCTGTCTCCTCTTATTTATCTTGCAGAGGTTAAAAAGTGCATTGAGGAccttcaaacaataaaattcagcAAACGTTATGAGAACTGGAATGCTTGCAATAATTAAATCCACTAATAAAAAACTTGGGCAACATAAACAAACCAAACCAATTTAGCCATGAAACTTCGATAACATGTGATGAAGATGACCTACGCAGCTTTTGATAGAAATTGAAGTTCACATTTCATACATAAGCACCCACACAGTTCCCATATTTAAGAGATAGGCAAGAACTTGATATGCGATAATTTTGGTAACCATAGAATGAAAGCTTTCATTGCAGTGCAACTGCCATGTCCTCTCTTCCTAGACTAAGAGAAGAACTTCCAACATGAGGCTTTTAGCATGCGTAGAATGAAAGGTTGTGTTGAGGTGTAACTGGTATGTCGTTTTTTCCACTACAAGACCAAATGTCTAGTTGACTATACCCAGGCACCCGGGCAAATGAATGGTAACGTAAGGAACAGGGATTAGAAATTGCAGAAGGGATGATCCAAGAACCTAGAGTGTACAGTATACAAGGAGAACACTGTACTTCTATAATGTCAACAAGTGCAGTATTAAAATACAAGCACAAACAAATCTAAAACAGAACAGCAGCTAATGAAAGGTCCGTGGAGTAAATTAGAAATTCCATGTGCCTTGGGGACCAACAATTTATTATATGACAGAAAGACActcatattcatattttttataaatgcaaATTCAAAGACAGTAAAAAGGCAGCTTGTAGCATAATCACAAACTACTAAAATTATAGGAAGTAACTTGGGAAGGCAAACCTCACTATGAATTTGATCTACAAGAGGTCCATCTTTGAGTTCAAGATTTGGAATCAAGTACTTAATTGCATCTGCTCGCTGAAGATTCTCTAAGCAGTTTGGGTCAGTTGACAGATTATCGATACACTTAAGTATCTGTGAATCAATAAAGAGCAGCAAGGTGAgatagcatataaaaaaaaatactcaaacaAGTTTAAGCACAAAGCTGTAGAACACTCTCTTTTGTACCTTTAAAAGAATAGGGAGCTCAATTCTATTGAACATCTGAAAAAGACGGCTAAGCAAGCTTTGGCTACACATGTAGGATTTTACAGTTGTGTCAGCTTGAGAAAACTCGAGCAGAAGGTCCGCCACTTTCTCCAGGTATTCCCTCGCAACCTCTGCTGATACCATCTGGGAAAGTAACCCAGATGATGTTGCACTCCCAGGTCTAGCATTTAGAACACCCGAACCAGACAATACACCAGATGCTGTTTGAGATACAATACCAGATGTGGAAGCAGCTCCTTCATTAGGTGCAACTGGTCCAACCTTCTTACTCACTGTTTTATGTGAAATTCTAGGCATGGAGTCTAGATTTCCATTTTCTCTTCCACGCCCAGAAACCTCTGCAACCATAAAAACAAGAGAAGTTCCCAAAATATAAGTGTTCCTCATTGGAAATTCATATTGAGGGCAAACAGCAGCTCCATAATAAACATTGCAAGAAATACTAATTCTTCTGCAAACAAGATGGAAGAAATTATCACAAAATTCCTAAAATAAGACTTCAAAACTTGTTGTGGTGTTGCTAACAACAGACCATGCAGGAAAAGAGCCGTATCCCACTAAAAGTTCAAATAACATGAAGTCAATTGGAAATCATGTTGACCAATTCAAATGAAGGAGAAAACGAGAGAGGGAGACAAACACAACCAATTACCTGCAAACTCTGCCATCAGAAAATCCAATTCaccatttgttttcttctcagATCCATGTAATAAAGGCAGTATACTTTCATGTCTCTCCAACCCTGAGAGGTGACGTGCATACTCCAACTGACCAGAGAAATGCTTAGAAGGGGGTTCCTTCTCCAGCAAGCTTAGAAGAGGACGAACTTGCTCTGGCTGAGCAGATACCACAGAAGTAAGACCGTTTGATGCACTTTCTATCAACTTTGGAGGCCTATCAGTAGATGTCCTTTGCGTGGAACCAGTGACTCGCTGCTGCCTAAGTTCAGTTTCTGGGCGTGATGGATCACTTTTCCACCGATCCAAGTTATCCCGCTCTTTAGAAGCAATTCCTGGAGGTTCTTTGATACCCATATTTGCAGCTTTTCCTAAAGCTGCTGGATCTGGCAACTTGGAAGCAACTGTAGCTTCGATTGCTTCATTACTAGATTGAGGCCCATCAGTGTCTGTCCCAAGATATCTGGCATCTGGTTGAATGGCATCCAGCCTTTGGGAATGTGAAGTTGAAGCACGTGATGGTTCTTGTGTCACAGAAGGCAAGGGATGATCGATCATTCCATGCCTAAATTTAAGGATATCAGGCTGATCAGATGCAGAAAGTGGTGGCTCGCTCTGAATGAAAATAGGATGATTGAAATCCAAGGGACCAGATCGTGGTCGTTGAGCTAAACCATCTAGTGGGAATCCAGTTCCCATGGATATTGAAGCTAGCCTAGTTGCCTCATTCAAGCTATAAAGAGTGTTGATAAGTCTGAACAGTATTCCATTTTTCGCAGCTATGCGACAGAAATCATTTCTTGGGGTTGATCTCTGAAGCTTAAAGACCTGCCACATGCCATCAATAGCTAGGTGAACCATGTCCCTGGATGCAAAGAGCTGAATCAGTGTATTTATAAGATAATGGAAAGGGTACACAGAGGAAATCATGTGTGGCTAACAAGCATGCTCTAAACATTGCCATGACAAAACCATGAGCATTTGGAAATTTGTGCAGTCTGTTGTAGAGCTTTTGTACAGGGTCATCCTGTCTACTTTAAACAGAGACCATACTTGATTTCAAAGTTGCTACATGATTTAGAATGTGATATTGAGCAGCAACAAACAAGCTTTCCTAGGGAAAATGCTTTTTAGAGAACAGTGACGTTTCTATTCCAAGATAAGGTTTGAGACGACCGGGGAGCATGAACAAAGGTGGCTGATAAATAAATCCTAATGAAATTCACCAGCTTCACACTCATGCATTGTGACATAAAATTCATACTATACAACCAAACCGCCTGTCTTTCTGCATGAAAAAAGGCACCATTTCAAACTTCCAAGCatacttgtttttttgtcagctttaaaggaaaaaaataccgGACCTTGCAAACACATACcagaaaagaaattacaaaCCTGTACTTAGCATGATCAGCCTCTAGAAAACCCACCAGGATAGGTATTCCACGGCAAGCAATGAACATTTGCAATGTCAACGAGCTACACCAGAAAGCCAACAGTGTTAGTCCTAATCCTATCTGTTTAGCAAATCAAAGCAAGGGAATTATAAAAGGAGAAACTCTCCACCTTGACTGGCATAGCTGCTGCAAGAAATAAGCTGCCTCCATGCGAACCTCACGGGGGCGATCAGGTCCAGCAAAACCCATGACCACAGGGATCTGGCACATAACATTCGCCATAAATATATCAGGATGGAAATAATGTTCTAGCCCAAGTATTTCAGGAAGAAGGATTAGTGATAAGAGATACATGCAGAAATGTAAGAACAAAGCGCAAGCCCCAGTTAAGGATGGAATGAGCCaatccttttataaaaaatacagaatGCTTGATTGTAGTAACTCAAAACTCGAGCAAATTACTTCCAACAAGGGAACACAAACCTTGGAGAATCACTTACCAGGCCAACAAGACATGCATTTTCCTGGAAATCGGTATTATCTTTCACAATCTGATTTATAAGTTGGAGGACAGAACATATAACCTGAAATATCGGGAAGCAATTATCTCCTCATATTAGAAGCTGCAACTCTCATAGCAAGTGGAAACAACAAAATACAATGCATAGCTAGCTGGCATACACGAGTTTTAGGAACTTCAAGTAATTCCATTAGAGGAAGCAATCCATGCTGggtaataaaaacaattttctgcTCAGGGCGCTGGTGAAAGATGCTAATAAGTTTCTGGCATGCAGATACAATCACCTCTTCTGATTCCTCAGGTCTTAACGACCCAACTAACCTGCTAAACTCAACAGCCtacaaagcaaaaacaataacaattacaACCAGCccatgttataaaaaaacaaggatagtGAAGAATTGATATTCATAGCattcttatttttaagaatCCACTATGATTAGACAACAggaattgatgaaaaaatttatCTGAGGACTAATTAGACAAAGATTCAAGAGTTTCCAACCCACAACAGCATGAGATGTCATTTCACTTCACATTGTCACTAAATCATCAAAATAGTCAATCCACTGCATGTAAAGAGGAACTTTAAAGATTGGAGCCAGTATATTAATCATCAGATTACAAGTTTGTATAACAGGTTGCTTTCCTCCTCCATTGGAAACTAAAATACTATCAGATTCTCGAATTATCAAGAAAGGAACAGAAAGCATAAAGGACTATCATTTTTAAGGTTATTACGTAACATGAAGAGCTACAATAGATTAGTGCAGCTTCATATTTCAAAATACCTGTCTTTAGCAGGCATCACTCAAtccaaacaataaaaagagGTTGCTAATGAGCTTATGTCTTTTGTTCAtcaatttaaatacttcaaaaaagTCTGGATTGCAATGCTACTGTAGTCTAAATCAAGTGATTGATTGAGGTGCTCAAAATTTGATTGACTACCTGGAGAGGAAAGAGATTTTCTGGAGgcaatttttcatcaaaaacctGCCAAGAAAAGCATATGTTGTCAGGAATTATTAAACTAATTATCTAAATAATGAACAAAATTGAGCAGTTAAAACATACCAAACCATCAATATCAATCACACCATCCTTCAGAACACCCATCATTAGGCTAAACAAATCACCACCACCGTTTGTCTTCCCCATTTCATTCTCCATTTGTTTTTGAGCAATTGTAGCTCTCAACCTTGTAGCCAGATCATTTTTCCCTGCATCAGCCACAACAGCATTCCCTTGGTTCATATGTGATGTTGAGGCAGATGTTGAGGCTTCAGCTGCCCGATCCTCTGGATTTTTATTGAGGGGATGAAATAAATCATCCAGTGAAGCATCTCTTGGAGTGTCACTAAATTTACTGAGCTCATTTCCTCCCAAGTTCATTGATGTCttcac is part of the Populus trichocarpa isolate Nisqually-1 chromosome 7, P.trichocarpa_v4.1, whole genome shotgun sequence genome and encodes:
- the LOC7456318 gene encoding MAP3K epsilon protein kinase 1 isoform X1 codes for the protein MSRQTPSSHFLKSKTLDNKYMLGDEIGKGAYGRVYKGLDLENGDFVAIKQVSLENIAQEDLNIIMQEIDLLKNLNHKNIVKYLGSSKTKTHLHIILEYVENGSLANIIKPNKFGPFPESLVAVYIAQVLEGLVYLHEQGVIHRDIKGANILTTKEGLVKLADFGVATKLTEADVNTHSVVGTPYWMAPEVIEMSGVCAASDIWSVGCTVIELLTCVPPYYDLQPMPALFRIVQDDNPPIPDSLSPDITDFLRQCFKKDATQRPDAKTLLSHPWILNSRRALNSFRHSGSIRSIQEDVSVDAVILNGDNQSTGQISSVDKTEASVADFEAVSRKELLTVSDDVSKSCKDNSSNDEVEERADKLDNDLHSDQVPTLAIHENSSLKTSSGRLSMNKVAAACAPLHGSAHMHDQDQALSNCDMESPDARGKNIDRRDGGKTNSTHVENGSFGFATRSQDNGLQKAVKTSMNLGGNELSKFSDTPRDASLDDLFHPLNKNPEDRAAEASTSASTSHMNQGNAVVADAGKNDLATRLRATIAQKQMENEMGKTNGGGDLFSLMMGVLKDGVIDIDGLVFDEKLPPENLFPLQAVEFSRLVGSLRPEESEEVIVSACQKLISIFHQRPEQKIVFITQHGLLPLMELLEVPKTRVICSVLQLINQIVKDNTDFQENACLVGLIPVVMGFAGPDRPREVRMEAAYFLQQLCQSSSLTLQMFIACRGIPILVGFLEADHAKYRDMVHLAIDGMWQVFKLQRSTPRNDFCRIAAKNGILFRLINTLYSLNEATRLASISMGTGFPLDGLAQRPRSGPLDFNHPIFIQSEPPLSASDQPDILKFRHGMIDHPLPSVTQEPSRASTSHSQRLDAIQPDARYLGTDTDGPQSSNEAIEATVASKLPDPAALGKAANMGIKEPPGIASKERDNLDRWKSDPSRPETELRQQRVTGSTQRTSTDRPPKLIESASNGLTSVVSAQPEQVRPLLSLLEKEPPSKHFSGQLEYARHLSGLERHESILPLLHGSEKKTNGELDFLMAEFAEVSGRGRENGNLDSMPRISHKTVSKKVGPVAPNEGAASTSGIVSQTASGVLSGSGVLNARPGSATSSGLLSQMVSAEVAREYLEKVADLLLEFSQADTTVKSYMCSQSLLSRLFQMFNRIELPILLKILKCIDNLSTDPNCLENLQRADAIKYLIPNLELKDGPLVDQIHSEVLNALFNLCKINKRRQEQAAENGIIPHLMNFIMSDSPLKSHALPLLCDMAHASRNSREQLRAHGGLDAYLSLLDDVVWSVTALDSIAVCLAHDNDNHKVEQALLKKDAVQKLVKFFQCCPEQQFVHILEPFLKIITKSSRINTTLAVNGLTPLLIARLDHQDAIARLNLLKLIKAVYEHHPRPKQLIVENDLPQKLLNLIEERRDGQSSGGQVLVKQMATSLLKALHINTVL
- the LOC7456318 gene encoding MAP3K epsilon protein kinase 1 isoform X2, producing the protein MSRQTPSSHFLKSKTLDNKYMLGDEIGKGAYGRVYKGLDLENGDFVAIKQVSLENIAQEDLNIIMQEIDLLKNLNHKNIVKYLGSSKTKTHLHIILEYVENGSLANIIKPNKFGPFPESLVAVYIAQVLEGLVYLHEQGVIHRDIKGANILTTKEGLVKLADFGVATKLTEADVNTHSVVGTPYWMAPEVIEMSGVCAASDIWSVGCTVIELLTCVPPYYDLQPMPALFRIVQDDNPPIPDSLSPDITDFLRQCFKKDATQRPDAKTLLSHPWILNSRRALNSFRHSGSIRSIQEDVSVDAVILNGDNQSTGQISSVDKTEASVADFEAVSRKELLTVSDDVSKSCKDNSSNDEVEERADKLDNDLHSDQVPTLAIHENSSLKTSSGRLSMNKVAAACAPLHGSAHMHDQDQALSNCDMESPDARGKNIDRRDGGKTNSTHVENGSFGFATRSQDNGLQKAVKTSMNLGGNELSKFSDTPRDASLDDLFHPLNKNPEDRAAEASTSASTSHMNQGNAVVADAGKNDLATRLRATIAQKQMENEMGKTNGGGDLFSLMMGVLKDGVIDIDGLVFDEKLPPENLFPLQAVEFSRLVGSLRPEESEEVIVSACQKLISIFHQRPEQKIVFITQHGLLPLMELLEVPKTRVICSVLQLINQIVKDNTDFQENACLVGLIPVVMGFAGPDRPREVRMEAAYFLQQLCQSSSLTLQMFIACRGIPILVGFLEADHAKYRDMVHLAIDGMWQVFKLQRSTPRNDFCRIAAKNGILFRLINTLYSLNEATRLASISMGTGFPLDGLAQRPRSGPLDFNHPIFIQSEPPLSASDQPDILKFRHGMIDHPLPSVTQEPSRASTSHSQRLDAIQPDARYLGTDTDGPQSSNEAIEATVASKLPDPAALGKAANMGIKEPPGIASKERDNLDRWKSDPSRPETELRQQRVTGSTQRTSTDRPPKLIESASNGLTSVVSAQPEQVRPLLSLLEKEPPSKHFSGQLEYARHLSGLERHESILPLLHGSEKKTNGELDFLMAEFAEVSGRGRENGNLDSMPRISHKTVSKKVGPVAPNEGAASTSGIVSQTASGVLSGSGVLNARPGSATSSGLLSQMVSAEVAREYLEKVADLLLEFSQADTTVKSYMCSQSLLSRLFQMFNRIELPILLKILKCIDNLSTDPNCLENLQRADAIKYLIPNLELKDGPLVDQIHSPQCTF